A part of Haloarchaeobius sp. HME9146 genomic DNA contains:
- a CDS encoding 50S ribosomal protein L21e, with product MPNSHGPLKKTRNKLKNHPRERGTSPPQRAIQDFEEGQKVHLKIDPSVAKGRFHPRFSGQTGEVVGKQGSAFLVEITDGGKKKKLISAPAHLKAQK from the coding sequence ATGCCGAACTCGCACGGACCCCTCAAGAAGACACGGAACAAACTGAAGAACCACCCCCGAGAGCGCGGTACCTCGCCGCCGCAGCGTGCGATTCAGGATTTCGAGGAGGGCCAGAAGGTCCACCTCAAGATCGACCCCTCGGTCGCGAAGGGTCGTTTCCACCCGCGCTTCTCCGGCCAGACCGGTGAGGTCGTCGGGAAACAGGGCTCGGCGTTCCTCGTCGAGATCACGGACGGCGGCAAGAAAAAGAAGCTCATCTCCGCCCCGGCGCACCTGAAGGCCCAGAAGTAA
- the ndk gene encoding nucleoside-diphosphate kinase, whose amino-acid sequence MSDDHERTFVMVKPDGVQRGLIGEIISRFEDRGLKLVGAKFMQIDQELAEEHYGEHADKPFFDGLVDFITSGPVMAMVWEGQDAIRQVRGMMGETDPADSAPGTIRGDFGLDLGRNVIHGSDHEDPGSNEREIDLFFDEAELVEYEQVDATWLYE is encoded by the coding sequence ATGAGCGACGACCACGAGCGGACGTTCGTCATGGTCAAGCCGGACGGCGTCCAGCGCGGCCTCATCGGCGAGATCATCTCTCGCTTCGAGGACCGCGGTCTGAAGCTGGTCGGCGCGAAGTTCATGCAGATCGACCAGGAGCTCGCCGAGGAACACTACGGCGAGCACGCTGACAAGCCGTTCTTCGACGGCCTCGTCGACTTCATCACGTCCGGTCCCGTGATGGCGATGGTCTGGGAGGGCCAGGACGCCATCCGCCAGGTCCGCGGCATGATGGGCGAGACCGACCCGGCCGACTCCGCGCCGGGCACCATCCGCGGTGACTTCGGTCTCGACCTCGGTCGGAACGTCATCCACGGCTCCGACCACGAGGACCCGGGCTCCAACGAGCGCGAGATCGACCTCTTCTTCGACGAAGCGGAACTCGTCGAGTACGAGCAGGTCGACGCGACCTGGCTCTACGAATAA
- a CDS encoding RNA polymerase Rpb4 family protein yields the protein MTIFKEKLDEEYLTVSETKELLADIEADRALDEDREMRYELARAIEHVNRFTVLSVEDSQALVEDLQELEKVDEATAYKITNLLPQDRTELRSLYAQERYSLSGDELDEILNVVAQYV from the coding sequence ATGACGATATTCAAGGAGAAGCTCGACGAGGAGTATCTCACCGTCTCCGAGACGAAGGAACTCCTCGCCGATATCGAAGCCGACCGGGCGCTCGACGAGGACCGCGAGATGCGCTACGAGCTGGCGCGTGCCATCGAGCACGTCAACCGCTTCACCGTGCTGAGCGTCGAGGACTCCCAGGCGCTCGTCGAGGACCTCCAGGAACTCGAGAAGGTCGACGAGGCGACCGCCTACAAGATCACCAACCTGCTCCCCCAGGACCGCACCGAGCTCCGGTCCCTGTACGCGCAGGAGCGGTACTCGCTCTCCGGCGACGAGCTCGACGAGATTCTGAACGTCGTCGCGCAGTACGTCTGA
- a CDS encoding methionine synthase, whose product MSQNPNRDQFKPEDHPNDHFILTTVVGSYAKPKWLNRAKEQYEDPDSKFDEDDWQEAKDDASRLITDEHERAGLDVVVDGEMRRTEMVEFFAHRIEGYEFNGPVKVWGHNYFDKPSVVSEVEYDESWLVDEYEFTAEVSDAPVKVPITGPYTLANWSFNEAYDDDEALAYDLADLVNEEIEKLVDAGARYIQIDEPALATTPDDHAIVGECLERIADNIPEDVRIGLHVCYGDYSRIYPEILDYPVEEFDLELCNGDYDQLDVFTDDEFTKDLALGVVDAHVAEVESVEEIKRNIRKGLEVVPPERLIVSPDCGLKLLPREVAYEKMVNLVKATREIEAELDAGEIDVPAAEPTAQADD is encoded by the coding sequence ATGAGCCAGAACCCCAACAGAGACCAGTTCAAGCCCGAGGACCACCCGAACGACCACTTCATCCTGACGACCGTCGTCGGCTCCTACGCCAAGCCCAAGTGGCTCAACCGCGCGAAAGAGCAGTACGAGGACCCCGACTCGAAGTTCGACGAGGACGACTGGCAGGAGGCCAAGGACGACGCCTCCCGCCTCATCACCGACGAGCACGAGCGCGCCGGCCTCGACGTCGTCGTCGACGGCGAGATGCGCCGCACCGAGATGGTCGAGTTCTTCGCCCACCGCATCGAGGGCTACGAGTTCAACGGCCCCGTCAAGGTGTGGGGCCACAACTACTTCGACAAGCCCTCTGTCGTCTCCGAGGTCGAGTACGACGAGTCCTGGCTGGTCGACGAGTACGAGTTCACCGCCGAGGTGTCCGACGCGCCGGTCAAGGTACCCATCACCGGCCCGTACACGCTCGCCAACTGGTCGTTCAACGAGGCCTACGACGACGACGAGGCGCTCGCGTACGACCTCGCCGATCTCGTGAACGAGGAGATCGAGAAGCTGGTCGACGCTGGCGCGCGCTACATCCAGATAGACGAGCCCGCGCTCGCGACTACGCCGGACGACCACGCCATCGTCGGCGAGTGTCTCGAACGCATCGCCGACAACATCCCCGAGGACGTGCGCATCGGCCTGCACGTCTGCTACGGTGACTACTCGCGCATCTACCCCGAGATTCTGGACTACCCCGTCGAGGAGTTCGACCTCGAACTCTGCAACGGCGACTACGACCAGCTCGACGTCTTCACCGACGACGAGTTCACGAAGGACCTCGCCCTGGGCGTGGTCGACGCCCACGTCGCCGAGGTCGAGTCCGTCGAGGAGATCAAGCGCAACATCCGCAAGGGCCTCGAAGTGGTTCCGCCGGAGCGCCTTATCGTCTCGCCCGACTGCGGCCTGAAGCTCCTGCCCCGCGAGGTCGCCTACGAGAAGATGGTCAACCTCGTGAAGGCCACGCGAGAGATCGAAGCCGAACTCGACGCCGGCGAAATCGACGTGCCCGCGGCGGAGCCGACCGCCCAGGCCGACGACTGA
- a CDS encoding bifunctional 2-polyprenyl-6-hydroxyphenol methylase/3-demethylubiquinol 3-O-methyltransferase UbiG, which translates to MDDYQEANRRNWDERAAVHPETEYYDVDGFLAGESSLWPLEREELGEDVGDGTSLLHLQCHFGMDTLSWAREGAEVVGVDFSTQAVETARELADEAGLADRAEFVQANVLALDLEREFDVVFTSYGVLCWLDDLDAWADTVERHLAPGGTFYIADGHPVAGMLENVSGDTAELAFPYFPGEAVRFDVQGSYASDAEFEHTEQFEWAHPLGEVVTALASRGLRIEFLHEHPWTTWRRYEDMEQDEAGRWWLPEDAAVELPLQFSLKATKE; encoded by the coding sequence ATGGACGACTACCAGGAGGCGAACCGACGCAACTGGGACGAACGCGCCGCGGTCCACCCCGAGACCGAGTACTACGACGTCGATGGCTTCCTCGCGGGCGAGTCCTCGCTCTGGCCGCTCGAGCGCGAGGAACTCGGCGAGGACGTCGGCGACGGCACCTCGTTGCTCCATCTCCAGTGTCACTTCGGCATGGACACGCTCTCGTGGGCCCGCGAGGGGGCGGAGGTTGTCGGCGTGGATTTCTCGACGCAAGCGGTCGAGACGGCCCGTGAACTCGCAGATGAGGCGGGCCTGGCCGACCGCGCCGAGTTCGTGCAGGCCAACGTGCTGGCCCTCGACCTCGAGCGCGAGTTCGACGTCGTGTTCACGTCCTACGGCGTGCTCTGCTGGCTTGACGACCTCGACGCGTGGGCAGACACCGTCGAGCGTCACCTCGCCCCTGGGGGCACCTTCTACATCGCCGACGGCCACCCGGTCGCCGGCATGCTGGAGAACGTTTCCGGCGACACGGCCGAACTCGCGTTCCCGTACTTCCCGGGCGAGGCGGTCCGGTTCGACGTGCAGGGGAGTTACGCGAGCGACGCCGAGTTCGAGCACACCGAGCAGTTCGAGTGGGCACACCCCCTCGGCGAGGTGGTCACCGCGCTGGCGAGCCGCGGCCTCCGGATCGAGTTCCTCCACGAGCACCCGTGGACGACCTGGCGGCGGTACGAGGACATGGAGCAGGACGAAGCGGGTCGGTGGTGGCTCCCGGAGGACGCGGCGGTGGAGCTACCGCTCCAGTTCTCGCTGAAGGCGACGAAGGAATAG
- a CDS encoding mechanosensitive ion channel family protein, whose translation MAEPGFWDAAAKQVNSLSGMVDSTLLKLLVTIAAVGLMAGIGYVTNRVQDRLRDDFGDAVADVLTVLVITVTFGGAATVVVGLWGSADEVIIAMRGLPINQSDGPRIAITVVVALTIHILSRVLKRVLQDFLGSTRALSDHQRRMTYRVAQVVLWTVGLIVILGVWNVELTGLLVGAGFAGIVVGMAARQTLGAVLAGFVLMLARPFEIGDWVQIGDSEGIVTDISIFNTRVQTFDGEYVMIPNDIVSGERVVNRSRKGRLRLEVEVGVDYDSDVEHAVEVAKESLRDEDEILTVPTPQVIVKRFADSAVILGARFWIDKPSARRKWRARTAVVTGLKRAFEAEEIKIPFPQRELSGRAEAGGFQVTGETAEVGDPAEAAADGGDGSDGGGS comes from the coding sequence ATGGCTGAGCCGGGCTTCTGGGACGCGGCGGCGAAGCAGGTGAACTCGCTGTCCGGCATGGTCGACAGTACGCTCCTGAAGCTGCTGGTGACCATCGCCGCGGTCGGCCTGATGGCGGGCATCGGGTACGTCACGAACCGGGTGCAGGACCGCCTCCGGGACGATTTCGGCGACGCGGTCGCGGACGTGCTGACGGTGCTCGTCATCACGGTGACGTTCGGCGGGGCCGCGACCGTCGTCGTCGGGCTGTGGGGGTCGGCGGACGAAGTGATCATCGCGATGCGTGGGCTTCCCATCAACCAGAGCGACGGCCCGCGCATCGCCATCACGGTCGTCGTCGCCCTGACCATCCACATCCTCTCACGGGTGCTGAAACGGGTGCTCCAGGACTTCCTCGGCTCGACCAGGGCCCTGTCGGACCACCAGCGGCGGATGACCTACCGGGTTGCCCAGGTCGTCCTCTGGACGGTCGGGCTCATCGTCATCCTCGGCGTCTGGAACGTCGAGTTGACCGGGCTACTCGTCGGGGCCGGGTTCGCCGGTATCGTCGTCGGGATGGCGGCTCGCCAGACCCTCGGTGCGGTGCTCGCTGGCTTCGTGTTGATGCTGGCCCGCCCGTTCGAGATCGGTGACTGGGTCCAGATCGGGGACAGCGAAGGAATCGTCACCGACATCTCCATCTTCAACACGCGCGTCCAGACGTTCGACGGCGAATACGTGATGATACCCAACGACATCGTCAGCGGCGAGCGCGTGGTGAACCGGTCCCGGAAGGGCCGGCTCCGGCTCGAAGTCGAGGTCGGTGTCGATTACGATAGCGACGTCGAGCACGCCGTCGAGGTGGCGAAGGAGTCGCTTCGCGACGAGGACGAGATCCTGACGGTCCCGACGCCACAGGTCATCGTGAAGCGGTTCGCGGACTCCGCGGTGATTCTCGGTGCCCGCTTCTGGATCGACAAACCGAGTGCCCGCCGGAAGTGGCGTGCACGGACCGCGGTCGTCACCGGGCTGAAGCGGGCGTTCGAGGCCGAAGAGATCAAGATTCCCTTCCCGCAGCGCGAACTCTCCGGGCGGGCAGAGGCCGGTGGCTTCCAGGTCACCGGCGAGACGGCCGAGGTCGGGGACCCCGCAGAAGCCGCGGCCGATGGCGGGGACGGCTCGGACGGAGGTGGCTCGTAG
- a CDS encoding HemK2/MTQ2 family protein methyltransferase, whose translation MPKDLAERRGVETEVYQPAEDSHLLAESACADIEGERVLEVGTGSGYVAERIAAETGADVVASDLNPHACEQARERSEHGVAVVQADLVSPFRDGAFDAVVFNPPYLPEDAAAARDDWMEVALTGGKDGRAIIDPFLDSVGRVLAPGGAVYLLVSSLTGVDEVVDRAADNGFSAVALRDESFPFETLTVLKLVL comes from the coding sequence ATGCCGAAGGACCTCGCGGAGCGCCGGGGTGTCGAGACCGAGGTGTACCAGCCCGCGGAGGACTCGCACCTGCTGGCGGAGTCAGCCTGTGCCGATATCGAGGGTGAGCGTGTGCTGGAGGTCGGCACGGGGTCCGGCTACGTCGCCGAGCGCATCGCGGCCGAGACCGGGGCCGACGTGGTGGCCTCGGACCTGAACCCACACGCGTGCGAGCAAGCGCGCGAGCGGTCGGAACACGGGGTCGCGGTCGTGCAGGCCGACCTCGTCTCCCCCTTCCGTGACGGTGCCTTCGACGCGGTGGTGTTCAACCCGCCGTACCTGCCCGAGGACGCGGCAGCCGCCCGCGACGACTGGATGGAGGTCGCACTGACCGGCGGTAAGGACGGGCGCGCGATCATCGACCCGTTCCTCGATTCCGTCGGGCGGGTGCTTGCTCCCGGCGGCGCGGTGTACCTGCTCGTCTCGAGTTTGACCGGCGTCGACGAGGTCGTCGACCGGGCCGCGGACAATGGGTTCAGCGCCGTCGCCCTACGCGACGAGTCGTTCCCGTTCGAGACGCTCACCGTGTTGAAGCTCGTTCTATAA
- a CDS encoding DUF655 domain-containing protein → MTDSERDEEPPVQAVVLDIYPNGRSSGGRGGYGNDPLAYALGTRDFRLFEMTFESTPDVSIDDYVDVDPPAENIKRIRNVEYDDISSGAKSELEYVVAEVVDENEERFVNFYNDAQPITLRLHQLNLLPGIGKKLRNSILDQRKREPFQSFEDLEDRVAGLHNPKEVLVERIIEELRDDDLKYKTFVGRRDE, encoded by the coding sequence ATGACCGATTCCGAACGCGACGAGGAGCCGCCGGTCCAAGCCGTCGTTCTGGACATCTATCCGAACGGCCGGTCGAGTGGTGGGCGAGGAGGGTACGGCAACGACCCCCTCGCGTACGCCCTCGGAACGCGTGATTTCCGCCTGTTCGAGATGACCTTCGAGTCCACGCCGGACGTCAGCATCGACGACTACGTCGACGTGGACCCGCCGGCCGAGAACATCAAGCGGATACGAAACGTCGAGTACGACGACATCTCGAGCGGCGCGAAGTCCGAGCTGGAGTACGTCGTCGCCGAGGTCGTCGACGAGAACGAAGAGCGCTTCGTGAACTTCTACAACGACGCCCAACCCATCACGCTCCGTCTCCATCAGCTGAACCTGCTGCCGGGTATCGGGAAGAAACTGCGCAACTCCATCCTGGACCAGCGCAAACGAGAGCCGTTCCAGAGCTTCGAGGACCTCGAGGACCGCGTGGCCGGTCTCCACAACCCGAAGGAGGTACTGGTCGAGCGTATCATCGAGGAACTCCGGGACGACGACCTGAAGTACAAGACGTTCGTCGGGCGGAGAGACGAGTAG
- a CDS encoding 5-methyltetrahydropteroyltriglutamate--homocysteine methyltransferase codes for MTELVSTTLGLFPLPDWAKADLSDLKGHQKHDLISGDEGAEIQGVYDTAREEVVSAQVDAGLDLVGEGQLRWDDMLAHPLTVHDSVETRGIVRYYDNNNFYREPVVQDELTFDGDVAAELEATSKLVDGDLQAVLPGPYSLADLATDEYYNDETEFLHAVADFLAGEADAFPDVETLFLLEPSLVENAPGEGLDAEVPDAVTTVANAVDAEVVVQPYWGALEEKVHAHLLDAEVDAIGYDFVSDHEQNIYNLQEYGTKSDISLGLLDGQNTLVEEPEAVTERVDWVYDNLPVAEFDTTYVTPNTELFYLPYAKYEDKLDAVAEAVALADVEVTA; via the coding sequence ATGACAGAACTCGTCTCTACGACACTGGGACTGTTCCCGCTCCCAGACTGGGCGAAAGCGGACCTTTCCGACCTCAAGGGCCATCAGAAGCACGACCTCATCTCCGGCGACGAAGGCGCGGAGATCCAGGGCGTGTACGACACCGCTCGCGAGGAGGTCGTCTCGGCGCAGGTCGACGCCGGCCTCGACCTCGTCGGCGAGGGGCAGCTCCGCTGGGACGACATGCTCGCGCACCCGCTGACGGTACACGACAGCGTCGAGACGCGCGGCATCGTCCGCTACTACGACAACAACAACTTCTACCGCGAGCCGGTCGTCCAGGACGAACTCACGTTCGACGGCGACGTGGCCGCCGAACTCGAAGCAACGTCCAAACTCGTCGACGGCGACCTCCAGGCCGTCCTCCCCGGCCCGTACTCGCTCGCAGACCTCGCGACCGACGAGTACTACAACGACGAGACGGAGTTCCTCCACGCCGTCGCGGACTTCCTCGCCGGCGAGGCCGACGCCTTCCCAGACGTCGAGACGTTGTTCCTGCTCGAACCCTCGCTCGTCGAGAACGCACCCGGTGAGGGCCTCGACGCGGAGGTCCCCGACGCCGTGACGACCGTCGCGAACGCCGTGGATGCGGAGGTCGTCGTCCAGCCCTACTGGGGCGCGCTGGAGGAGAAGGTCCATGCGCACCTGCTGGACGCCGAGGTCGACGCCATCGGCTACGACTTCGTCAGCGACCACGAGCAGAACATCTACAACCTGCAGGAGTACGGCACGAAGTCGGACATCTCGCTCGGCCTGCTCGACGGCCAGAACACGCTCGTCGAAGAGCCGGAGGCCGTCACCGAGCGCGTCGACTGGGTGTACGACAACCTGCCCGTCGCCGAGTTCGACACCACCTACGTGACGCCGAACACCGAACTGTTCTACCTGCCCTACGCGAAGTACGAAGACAAACTCGACGCCGTCGCCGAGGCCGTTGCCCTCGCCGACGTGGAGGTGACAGCATGA
- a CDS encoding 16S ribosomal RNA methyltransferase A yields MRDPDGLLSRAGVRGDPNRDQHFLVDDRVLDRLPSYLPDDVDASHLLEIGAGNGALTDRLLERGEHVTAIERDHHLVEFLEGEFADEIAEGRLDVVDGDALQVELPDFTACVSNLPYGVSSQITFRLLPLGKPLVLMFQKEFAERMVAEAGSDDYGRLSVSTQHYADVEIVETIPKEAFSPPPAVESAVVRCLPRDPDYEVEDEQFFLDFVKAVFTQRRKTMRNAIRNTAHISGLDDADAVVDAADEELMSKRAGNLDPATFAALATLAADVGRDVTDG; encoded by the coding sequence ATGAGAGACCCCGACGGACTGCTGTCGCGCGCCGGCGTGCGAGGCGACCCGAACCGCGACCAGCACTTCCTCGTAGACGACCGCGTCCTCGACCGGCTCCCCTCGTACCTGCCCGACGACGTGGACGCGAGCCACCTGCTGGAGATCGGTGCCGGGAACGGCGCGCTGACCGACCGCCTGCTCGAGCGCGGCGAGCACGTCACCGCCATCGAGCGCGACCACCACCTCGTGGAGTTCCTCGAGGGCGAGTTCGCCGACGAGATCGCCGAGGGACGCCTCGACGTGGTCGACGGCGACGCCCTGCAGGTCGAACTGCCCGATTTCACGGCCTGCGTCTCGAACCTGCCCTACGGGGTGTCCAGCCAGATAACCTTCCGCCTGCTCCCGCTCGGCAAACCGCTCGTGTTGATGTTCCAGAAGGAGTTCGCCGAGCGGATGGTCGCCGAGGCCGGCAGCGACGACTACGGGCGGCTCTCGGTCTCGACCCAGCACTACGCCGACGTCGAGATCGTCGAGACCATCCCGAAAGAGGCGTTCTCGCCGCCGCCAGCGGTCGAGAGCGCGGTCGTCCGCTGTCTCCCCCGGGACCCCGACTACGAGGTCGAGGACGAGCAGTTCTTCCTCGACTTCGTGAAGGCGGTGTTCACGCAGCGTCGGAAGACCATGCGCAACGCCATCCGCAACACGGCCCACATCTCGGGGCTGGACGACGCGGACGCGGTGGTCGACGCCGCCGACGAGGAGCTCATGAGCAAGCGCGCCGGGAACCTCGACCCGGCGACGTTCGCGGCGCTCGCAACACTGGCGGCCGACGTCGGCCGTGATGTGACCGATGGCTGA
- a CDS encoding penicillin acylase family protein, with protein sequence MNTETTRRALLTAVLGAGVGGMTLTEARSYLDRFAPGSGSVWGAAGSGVDGTVESPYGPAEVTYDDDHVPHVEADTERAAYFAVGYCHGADRLFQLDLYRRLMEGRLSAVFGDRAVDSDVFHRQMDFAAAADATWERTKETETGEVVQAYVDGVNAAREQESKPLEYRLLEYEPDEWTPQASLLISKQISWGLTGTFRTLRKALAREKLGAETTEELYPRLMGHDDPIIRGGEPPESTQHTDAAVPEAGMVSWLAEFETRPGIGSNSWVVSGEQTASGDPILANDPHLNLTVPPVWYEQHVVGPDPLDVRGVCFPGVPFVIIGQNHAGAWGFTNTGADVIDFYSYETTQNGGYRYGDETREFESRTETVEVADGEDREVTVKRSVHGAVLSQFPDGDELAVADGLGVAWTGLSATRTVEAVRRLNFADGMADAREAIRLFDEPTQNFVYADRDGNTYYWVTGQIPIRTTDGEVVQGTRIFDGSAREGEWGDGYTPYGTSSWEGFVPFEEKPGVENPDYLATANQRLTNEPDHYLSEGYAPPFRGGRIYDLLDERAESDQPMDPEFLREVQLDTYDPRWDLFRPIIEAGKSKDGKDYTRLGYDPYEVLADWDGKMTPDSVGALVFERWLRVFRRRFGEEHLADAGLPEDFPEPNDWVLGTLSLNDSDGRWFDGDDGLQVAAAFAMRRATEEIIDEGWDDYGDWNRVQFTHPFDQDFLNYQNLRTAGSPGTVRNFHSEESTGASWRMVSTFDGESRAVLPGGNSGDYFSDSYADQLRLWADGEYKPMPRTTPEGTDLRFEERSR encoded by the coding sequence GTGAACACGGAGACGACCCGCCGTGCCCTCCTGACCGCGGTCCTCGGGGCGGGCGTCGGCGGCATGACGCTCACGGAGGCCCGGAGCTACCTCGACCGGTTCGCGCCGGGGTCAGGGTCGGTGTGGGGGGCAGCGGGGTCCGGCGTCGACGGGACCGTCGAGAGTCCCTACGGCCCTGCCGAAGTCACCTACGACGACGACCACGTCCCCCACGTCGAGGCCGACACCGAGCGGGCGGCGTACTTCGCGGTCGGCTACTGCCACGGCGCGGACCGGCTTTTCCAACTGGACCTCTACCGCAGACTGATGGAGGGTCGGCTCTCGGCGGTGTTCGGCGACCGGGCGGTCGACTCGGACGTCTTCCACCGCCAGATGGACTTCGCGGCGGCGGCGGACGCCACCTGGGAGCGGACGAAGGAGACGGAGACGGGCGAGGTGGTCCAGGCGTACGTCGACGGGGTGAACGCGGCTCGCGAGCAGGAGTCGAAACCGCTGGAGTACCGGCTGCTGGAGTACGAACCGGACGAGTGGACCCCACAGGCGTCGCTGCTCATCTCGAAGCAGATCTCCTGGGGACTCACGGGGACCTTCCGGACGCTTCGGAAGGCACTCGCCAGGGAGAAACTCGGTGCCGAGACCACCGAGGAGCTGTACCCGCGGCTCATGGGACACGACGACCCCATCATCCGTGGCGGTGAGCCACCGGAATCCACCCAGCACACGGATGCCGCGGTTCCCGAGGCGGGCATGGTCTCCTGGCTGGCCGAGTTCGAGACGCGACCGGGCATCGGCTCGAACTCCTGGGTGGTCTCCGGCGAGCAGACCGCCTCGGGCGACCCGATACTCGCCAACGACCCGCACCTGAACCTGACCGTGCCGCCGGTGTGGTACGAACAGCACGTCGTCGGGCCGGACCCACTCGACGTCCGCGGGGTGTGCTTCCCGGGTGTCCCGTTCGTCATCATCGGCCAGAACCACGCCGGGGCGTGGGGCTTTACGAACACCGGTGCGGACGTCATCGACTTCTACAGTTACGAGACGACCCAAAACGGCGGCTACCGGTACGGCGACGAGACGCGCGAGTTCGAGTCGCGGACCGAGACCGTCGAGGTTGCGGACGGCGAGGACCGCGAGGTGACGGTGAAACGGTCGGTCCACGGCGCGGTCCTCTCGCAGTTTCCCGATGGCGACGAACTGGCCGTCGCGGACGGACTCGGGGTCGCCTGGACCGGGCTCTCGGCGACCCGGACCGTCGAGGCGGTCCGACGATTGAACTTCGCCGACGGCATGGCCGACGCGAGAGAAGCCATCCGGCTGTTCGACGAACCCACGCAGAACTTCGTCTACGCCGACCGCGACGGGAACACCTACTACTGGGTCACGGGCCAGATTCCCATCCGAACCACCGACGGCGAGGTCGTCCAGGGCACGCGCATCTTCGACGGCTCCGCGAGGGAGGGCGAGTGGGGCGACGGCTACACACCCTACGGCACCTCGTCGTGGGAGGGGTTCGTCCCCTTCGAGGAGAAGCCGGGTGTCGAGAACCCCGACTACCTCGCGACCGCAAATCAACGCCTCACGAACGAGCCCGACCACTACCTCTCGGAGGGGTACGCCCCGCCGTTCCGCGGTGGGCGCATCTACGACCTGCTGGACGAGCGTGCCGAGAGCGACCAGCCGATGGACCCCGAGTTCTTGCGCGAGGTGCAACTGGACACGTACGACCCGCGGTGGGACCTGTTCAGGCCAATCATCGAGGCTGGCAAGAGCAAGGACGGGAAAGACTACACGCGCCTCGGCTACGACCCTTACGAGGTGCTGGCGGACTGGGACGGCAAGATGACACCGGATTCGGTCGGTGCACTGGTGTTCGAGCGCTGGCTGCGCGTCTTTCGGAGACGCTTCGGCGAGGAGCACCTGGCCGACGCCGGGCTCCCCGAAGACTTCCCGGAGCCGAACGACTGGGTACTCGGCACGCTCTCACTGAACGATTCGGACGGCCGGTGGTTCGACGGAGACGACGGATTACAGGTCGCCGCCGCGTTCGCGATGCGACGGGCGACCGAGGAGATAATCGACGAGGGCTGGGACGACTACGGCGACTGGAACCGCGTCCAGTTCACCCATCCCTTCGACCAGGACTTCCTCAACTACCAGAATCTGCGGACTGCAGGCTCGCCCGGCACGGTCCGGAACTTCCACAGCGAGGAGTCTACGGGTGCGAGCTGGCGGATGGTCTCCACCTTCGACGGCGAGTCCAGGGCAGTCCTCCCCGGGGGGAACTCGGGCGACTACTTCTCGGACAGCTACGCCGACCAGTTGCGACTGTGGGCCGACGGCGAGTACAAACCGATGCCCCGAACGACACCCGAGGGCACCGACCTGCGGTTCGAGGAGAGGTCACGATGA